In Aedes albopictus strain Foshan chromosome 3, AalbF5, whole genome shotgun sequence, the following are encoded in one genomic region:
- the LOC134291127 gene encoding S-phase kinase-associated protein 1-like, with amino-acid sequence MPSMSSCSQPKSFHVKLQSSDGSVFDVPPHIYKSFKKITSMMEDPSKANMIQDVVPVPDVHSCSLWRVLKWAEYHMNDDEESNGHPPNISEWDRELLRAEKYILIEMVRAANYLGIPRLWNAATKAVLDLIKNQAPQIVEPSDTMDAAFIAEQQEKEFDRICMECDDDDDDDDEDDIDEDDLMGVMNKISLK; translated from the coding sequence atgccTTCAATGTCAAGCTGCAGTCAGCCGAAGTCATTCCACGTAAAGCTGCAGTCATCCGATGGATCGGTTTTCGACGTCCCGCCGCACATTTACAAGTCTTTCAAAAAGATAACCTCGATGATGGAGGATCCGTCAAAGGCCAATATGATCCAAGATGTGGTGCCGGTTCCGGATGTGCACTCATGCAGTCTGTGGAGAGTGCTGAAATGGGCCGAGTACCACATGAATGATGATGAGGAAAGCAACGGACACCCTCCGAATATCAGTGAATGGGATCGAGAGCTGCTTCGGGCTGAGAAGTACATACTCATAGAGATGGTTCGAGCCGCCAATTACCTCGGCATCCCGCGTTTGTGGAATGCTGCGACCAAGGCAGTCCTCGATTTAATCAAGAACCAAGCGCCGCAGATTGTTGAACCAAGCGACACGATGGATGCTGCTTTCATAGCCGAACAACAAGAAAAGGAATTTGATCGTATATGTATGGaatgtgatgatgatgacgatgatgatgatgaagatgatattGATGAAGATGATTTAATGGGTGTAATGAATAAAATtagtttaaaataa